Proteins from a single region of Bogoriella caseilytica:
- a CDS encoding Mur ligase family protein: protein MARPLAEVIPGLPISPAPGTRDSWATTVVGGVRADNRLIRRGDLFAGHTGGRVHGALFARAAVASGAVAVLTDEAGLTILADPAYALAEGTPVLVAPDVPAVLGRLAAEIYGRPAEQLRTFAVTGTNGKTTTCYFLEHALAALGRSTGLIGTVEVRTRTPELRAVPAQLTTPQPADLQALLAEMVAEGVTDLAMEVSSHALDLGRVDSVLYDVAGFTNLTQDHLDHHGSMEGYFAAKEALFTPQRSAQGVSMVDDQWGQRLAASRPAGYAMSSVGTDEANAADWQVIAAVPDGTGSRVTLRGAGQELCFTTALPGAFNVANASLAVVMLLAAGTDPAVLEEALAHAGGLSPVIPGRMELLATAPRVIVDFAHNPGGLAVVLSALRGSTEGRLHVVFGAAGSRDAGKRAEMAELAVRYCDEVTITDDDPHDEPAAAIRADLLGPARAAAAGSLVREIGDRRVAIRAAITGADPADTVLIAGRGHETVQEIAGVEHHLDDREEVRSALQASAGGAAGPGEGRSSR, encoded by the coding sequence ATGGCGCGCCCTCTGGCCGAGGTGATTCCCGGCCTGCCCATCTCGCCTGCCCCCGGCACGCGCGACTCCTGGGCCACCACTGTGGTGGGCGGCGTGCGTGCGGACAACCGGCTGATCCGTCGCGGCGATCTCTTCGCGGGGCACACCGGCGGCCGTGTGCACGGTGCGCTCTTCGCGAGGGCCGCCGTGGCCTCCGGAGCGGTGGCTGTGCTGACCGACGAGGCAGGGCTGACGATCCTTGCCGACCCGGCCTATGCCCTGGCTGAGGGGACGCCGGTGCTCGTGGCTCCGGACGTTCCCGCCGTCCTCGGTCGCCTCGCAGCAGAGATCTATGGACGCCCCGCTGAGCAGCTGCGCACCTTCGCGGTCACGGGCACGAATGGCAAGACCACCACCTGCTACTTCCTGGAGCACGCGCTGGCGGCACTGGGGCGTTCCACCGGGCTGATCGGCACCGTGGAGGTCCGGACCCGGACCCCCGAGCTACGCGCCGTGCCCGCTCAGCTCACCACTCCTCAGCCGGCGGATCTGCAGGCTCTGCTCGCCGAGATGGTCGCCGAGGGCGTGACGGACCTGGCGATGGAGGTCTCCTCCCATGCGCTGGATCTGGGCCGGGTGGACTCGGTGCTCTACGACGTCGCCGGCTTCACCAACCTCACCCAGGATCATCTCGACCATCACGGCAGCATGGAGGGCTACTTTGCTGCCAAGGAGGCGCTCTTCACCCCGCAACGCTCGGCCCAGGGCGTCAGCATGGTCGACGACCAGTGGGGCCAGAGGCTCGCCGCCTCCCGTCCGGCCGGCTACGCCATGAGCAGCGTGGGCACCGACGAGGCGAACGCTGCCGACTGGCAGGTGATCGCTGCGGTCCCGGACGGCACCGGTTCTCGCGTCACGCTCCGCGGCGCAGGACAGGAACTGTGTTTCACCACCGCTCTGCCCGGGGCCTTCAACGTGGCCAACGCCAGCCTCGCCGTGGTGATGCTGCTGGCCGCCGGCACCGATCCCGCCGTCCTCGAGGAGGCGCTCGCCCACGCCGGCGGACTGAGCCCGGTGATCCCGGGGCGGATGGAGCTGCTGGCCACGGCGCCGCGGGTGATCGTGGACTTCGCCCACAACCCCGGAGGCCTCGCCGTCGTGCTCTCGGCCCTGCGAGGCTCCACCGAGGGCCGGCTGCACGTGGTCTTCGGGGCGGCCGGATCCCGCGATGCAGGCAAGCGTGCCGAGATGGCTGAGCTGGCCGTGCGCTACTGCGATGAGGTCACGATCACCGATGACGATCCGCACGACGAGCCCGCCGCGGCCATCCGTGCGGATCTGCTCGGCCCGGCGCGTGCTGCTGCAGCAGGAAGCCTCGTCCGTGAGATTGGTGACCGCCGCGTAGCGATCCGCGCTGCCATCACCGGCGCTGACCCGGCAGACACCGTGCTCATCGCCGGCCGAGGGCACGAAACCGTCCAGGAGATCGCCGGCGTCGAGCACCATCTCGACGACCGTGAGGAAGTCCGCTCCGCCCTGCAGGCGAGTGCCGGCGGTGCAGCCGGCCCGGGTGAGGGAAGATCGTCCCGATGA
- the mraY gene encoding phospho-N-acetylmuramoyl-pentapeptide-transferase, translating into MMSVLISGAVALVVSMAGTPLFIRLLVKKNYGQFIRQDGPTGHFTKRGTPTMGGVVIIAATVIGYAVANISAGRLPNVSGLLLLFLMVGMGFVGFLDDYIKISRQRSLGLSEKGKILGQAVVGITFAVLALQFANENYRTPASTQISFIRDTGLNLAFAGAAVGLVLFVIWANFLITAWSNAVNLTDGLDGLATGTSMLVFGAYTIITIWQSNQSCQYLTQPGPGCYEVRDPRDLAIITAAIVGACFGFLWWNTSPAQIFMGDTGSLALGAALAGLSILTRTEFLAVVIGGLFVVIVFSDVLQVAGFKITKRVSGEGRRIFKMAPLHHHFELKGWNEVTIVVRFWIIAALCAALGLGLFYGEWVAVTPS; encoded by the coding sequence ATGATGTCCGTGCTCATCTCCGGAGCCGTCGCGCTCGTGGTGTCCATGGCGGGCACGCCCCTGTTCATCCGGTTGCTGGTGAAGAAGAACTACGGCCAGTTCATCCGCCAGGACGGCCCCACCGGTCACTTCACCAAGCGCGGCACGCCGACCATGGGCGGCGTGGTCATCATTGCCGCCACCGTCATCGGCTACGCCGTGGCCAACATCTCCGCCGGGCGCCTCCCGAATGTCTCCGGGCTGCTCCTGCTTTTCCTCATGGTCGGCATGGGCTTCGTCGGCTTCCTCGACGACTACATCAAGATCTCCCGCCAGCGATCGCTGGGTCTGAGCGAGAAGGGCAAGATTCTCGGCCAGGCGGTCGTCGGCATCACCTTCGCGGTGCTCGCCCTGCAGTTCGCCAACGAGAACTACCGCACGCCGGCCTCCACGCAGATCTCCTTCATCCGCGACACCGGGCTGAACCTGGCCTTCGCCGGTGCCGCCGTGGGGCTCGTGCTCTTCGTGATCTGGGCCAACTTCCTCATCACCGCCTGGTCCAATGCCGTCAACCTCACCGACGGTCTCGACGGCCTGGCCACCGGCACCTCGATGCTCGTCTTCGGTGCGTACACGATCATCACCATCTGGCAGTCCAACCAGTCCTGCCAGTACCTCACCCAGCCCGGACCGGGCTGTTACGAGGTCCGCGACCCGCGCGATCTCGCGATCATCACCGCCGCTATCGTGGGTGCCTGCTTCGGTTTCCTGTGGTGGAACACCTCGCCCGCCCAGATCTTCATGGGTGACACCGGCTCGCTGGCCCTGGGGGCGGCGCTGGCAGGCCTGTCGATCCTGACCCGCACGGAGTTCCTCGCCGTCGTCATCGGCGGCCTCTTCGTGGTCATCGTCTTCTCCGACGTGCTCCAGGTCGCCGGCTTCAAGATCACCAAACGGGTCTCCGGGGAGGGCAGACGGATCTTCAAGATGGCCCCCTTGCACCATCACTTCGAGCTCAAGGGATGGAACGAGGTCACCATCGTGGTCCGCTTCTGGATCATCGCCGCGCTCTGCGCCGCGCTGGGCCTGGGCTTGTTCTACGGCGAATGGGTGGCGGTGACTCCCTCATGA
- the murG gene encoding undecaprenyldiphospho-muramoylpentapeptide beta-N-acetylglucosaminyltransferase yields MAEPLRVLLAGGGTAGHVNPLLATAVALREEGAEVAALGTAEGLEAELVPAAGIALHHVPRVPLPRRPSLDLLRLPGRLRHAVRSAGQAMDDLRADVVVGYGGYVAVPAYRAAKRRGLPVVIHEQNARPGIANRLGARHAAVVALTFASTPLAAKHGRTRTTGLPLRGPVAALAADRTTAEGGRRRREQAAAALGLDAQRPTLLITGGSLGAQRINEAAAGAAVELLAAGAQVLHLTGRGKDEAVRRRLSDAGAAGERYQVRDYLGDMDQAYALADLVLCRSGAGTVAELAALGLPAIYVPLPIGNGEQRLNAADVVAAGGGRLVADAHLDAEYVASEIAALLAQPARLQEMGEAAARSGVTDGAQRLVELIAGVRQTPGERA; encoded by the coding sequence GTGGCTGAGCCGCTGCGTGTGCTGCTGGCCGGTGGCGGCACCGCCGGCCACGTGAATCCTCTGCTCGCCACGGCGGTCGCCTTGCGCGAAGAGGGCGCCGAGGTGGCGGCCCTCGGCACGGCCGAGGGGCTGGAGGCCGAGCTGGTGCCGGCCGCCGGGATCGCCCTGCATCACGTTCCGCGCGTGCCCTTGCCCCGCCGCCCCTCGCTGGATCTGCTGCGCCTTCCGGGCCGGCTCCGCCACGCGGTCCGGTCCGCCGGGCAGGCCATGGATGATCTGAGGGCCGACGTCGTCGTGGGCTACGGCGGATACGTGGCGGTGCCCGCCTACCGCGCTGCGAAGCGGCGCGGCCTGCCCGTGGTGATCCACGAGCAGAACGCCCGGCCCGGCATCGCCAACCGGCTGGGAGCCCGCCACGCTGCGGTCGTGGCCCTGACCTTCGCGTCGACACCGCTGGCGGCCAAGCACGGCCGCACACGGACCACAGGGCTTCCCCTCAGAGGGCCGGTGGCCGCGCTGGCCGCTGACCGCACCACCGCCGAGGGAGGCCGACGGCGCCGGGAGCAGGCCGCTGCGGCTCTGGGCCTCGACGCGCAACGCCCCACCCTGCTCATCACGGGGGGCTCGCTGGGAGCACAGCGGATCAACGAGGCAGCCGCCGGGGCTGCGGTGGAACTGCTGGCCGCGGGAGCCCAGGTGCTGCACCTGACCGGCCGGGGCAAGGACGAGGCCGTGCGCCGGAGGTTGTCCGACGCCGGCGCTGCGGGGGAGCGCTACCAGGTACGGGACTACCTGGGCGACATGGACCAGGCCTATGCCCTGGCCGACCTCGTGCTGTGCCGCTCCGGAGCGGGCACGGTGGCCGAACTCGCGGCGCTGGGCCTTCCAGCCATCTACGTGCCCCTGCCCATCGGGAACGGCGAACAGCGGCTCAATGCCGCCGATGTCGTCGCTGCCGGGGGCGGGCGCCTCGTGGCGGACGCCCACCTGGACGCCGAATACGTTGCCAGTGAGATCGCCGCCCTGCTCGCTCAGCCGGCCAGGCTCCAGGAGATGGGGGAGGCGGCGGCGCGTTCGGGGGTGACCGACGGTGCCCAGCGCCTGGTCGAGCTCATCGCGGGAGTGCGACAGACTCCGGGAGAGCGCGCATGA
- a CDS encoding UDP-N-acetylmuramoyl-tripeptide--D-alanyl-D-alanine ligase: MIAMTLAEVARAAGGRLADPADPAAEATVAAVVSDSRAVTPGALFAAITGARSDGHDFVPSVLEAGAVGAMVTREVPGVPAGRQILVADVTVALGALARHALTELRRRRPDLRVVGLTGSYGKTTTKDLLAQILQPLGTVLAPAGSFNSEVGLPLTVLRADTKTDVLVLEMGADAVGDLTYLTSIAPPDVAIELAVGAAHLQGFGSIENVAIAKGELISGSLPDAVCVLNIDDPRVAAMSELAGGREVLTFSRAGAQATVRAADISAGPDGRANFRILSSVPGASGEAAVELALTGEHQVGNALAAATVALHLGVPLPAVATGLALAEPASPHRMAVGELDGGITLIDDSYNANPTAVRAALATMARIGAGRRTVAVLAEMLELGEASAAEHASIGAEAARTGVDLLVSVAAPAELGAAAELAGVSVLRASSVEHAGELLVPHLQDGDVVLVKGSLGTGVWRLADRLPGLVAERATQAGDQR; the protein is encoded by the coding sequence ATGATTGCCATGACTCTCGCCGAGGTCGCCCGAGCCGCCGGGGGCCGGCTCGCCGATCCCGCAGACCCAGCTGCCGAGGCCACGGTCGCCGCCGTCGTCTCGGATTCTCGAGCCGTCACCCCGGGGGCATTGTTCGCCGCCATCACCGGTGCGCGCTCCGACGGCCACGATTTCGTCCCCTCCGTGCTGGAGGCCGGCGCCGTGGGTGCGATGGTCACCCGGGAAGTGCCTGGGGTCCCCGCCGGCCGCCAGATCCTGGTGGCCGATGTGACCGTGGCACTCGGCGCCCTGGCCCGGCACGCGCTCACAGAGCTGCGCCGCCGCCGCCCGGATCTGCGCGTGGTGGGGTTGACCGGTTCCTACGGCAAGACCACCACCAAAGACCTGCTCGCCCAGATCCTCCAGCCACTCGGCACGGTGCTCGCGCCCGCCGGCTCCTTCAACAGCGAGGTGGGGCTGCCCCTCACCGTGCTGCGCGCCGACACCAAGACCGACGTGCTCGTCCTCGAGATGGGCGCGGACGCGGTGGGTGACCTCACCTACCTCACCTCCATCGCACCGCCAGACGTGGCCATAGAGCTCGCTGTCGGCGCCGCGCATCTCCAGGGCTTCGGCAGCATCGAGAACGTGGCAATCGCCAAGGGTGAGCTGATCTCGGGATCACTGCCGGACGCCGTGTGCGTGCTCAACATCGACGACCCCCGCGTAGCCGCCATGAGCGAGCTCGCGGGTGGACGCGAGGTGCTGACCTTCTCGCGTGCCGGGGCGCAGGCCACGGTGCGCGCTGCGGACATCTCGGCTGGGCCTGATGGGCGCGCGAACTTCCGGATCCTCTCGAGCGTGCCCGGTGCCTCCGGGGAGGCCGCTGTCGAGTTGGCGCTGACCGGTGAGCATCAGGTGGGCAATGCCCTGGCCGCGGCGACTGTCGCACTACACCTGGGCGTCCCGCTGCCCGCGGTGGCCACCGGGCTGGCCCTGGCTGAGCCCGCAAGCCCCCACCGGATGGCCGTAGGTGAGCTGGACGGTGGCATCACCCTGATCGATGACTCCTACAACGCCAACCCCACGGCGGTCCGGGCCGCGCTGGCCACCATGGCGCGCATCGGGGCGGGCCGCCGCACCGTGGCGGTCCTCGCCGAGATGCTCGAACTGGGCGAGGCCTCCGCAGCAGAGCACGCCTCGATCGGCGCGGAGGCCGCACGTACCGGGGTGGACCTCCTTGTGAGCGTGGCGGCGCCCGCAGAACTCGGCGCGGCAGCCGAACTCGCCGGCGTCAGCGTGCTGCGAGCGTCGAGCGTCGAGCACGCCGGTGAGCTGCTCGTCCCACATCTGCAGGACGGTGACGTGGTGCTCGTCAAGGGATCGCTGGGCACCGGAGTGTGGCGACTGGCCGACCGGCTCCCCGGCCTCGTGGCCGAGCGCGCAACCCAGGCAGGTGATCAGCGATGA
- the murC gene encoding UDP-N-acetylmuramate--L-alanine ligase, with amino-acid sequence MSEPFHFLGIGGAGMSAIAELLAAAGHQVSGSDQAEGPMISHLRRLGITAHVGHDADHVAALPESATVVVSTAVRETNPELVAARARGLAVIHRSAALARAAADRDFVAVAGAHGKTSTSAMLAVALEAAGQQPSYAIGGTVMGRGTGAHLGQGRAFVAEADESDGSFLNYRPRIAVVTNIEPDHLDHYGSEEAFRRSFEEFTALIEPGGLLVACADDAGAAALARHAAAAGTRVITYGGTVGLAEAPGIEAHVMLGGDGTLTLRRPAVSDAVATLHLQVPGRHMLLNATAAWTAGVELGVEPQAMAAALGVFTGTGRRFESRGTVAGIRVVDDYAHHPTEIEATLITAREQAGRGRVVALFQPHLYSRTQAFAERFAQALSAADVVVVTDVYAAREDPIPGVDGALITSEIEGARYVADRHAAARTVADEAEPGDLLLTIGAGDVTELVPEILDRLRGREEAQAGSA; translated from the coding sequence ATGAGCGAGCCCTTCCACTTCCTCGGTATCGGCGGGGCCGGCATGTCGGCCATCGCCGAGCTGCTGGCCGCGGCCGGGCACCAGGTCTCCGGCTCCGACCAGGCAGAGGGCCCGATGATCTCCCACCTGCGCCGGCTCGGCATCACTGCCCACGTGGGCCACGACGCCGACCACGTGGCGGCACTCCCGGAGAGCGCCACCGTGGTGGTCTCCACGGCGGTGCGGGAGACCAACCCGGAACTGGTCGCAGCTCGTGCTCGCGGGCTGGCGGTCATCCACCGATCGGCGGCCCTGGCACGGGCAGCCGCGGATCGTGACTTCGTGGCCGTGGCCGGCGCCCATGGCAAGACCTCGACCTCGGCCATGCTCGCCGTCGCCCTGGAGGCGGCCGGCCAGCAACCCTCCTATGCAATCGGGGGCACGGTGATGGGGCGGGGGACCGGAGCGCACCTGGGGCAGGGACGCGCCTTCGTGGCCGAGGCCGATGAATCGGACGGCTCCTTCCTCAACTACCGGCCACGGATCGCCGTGGTCACCAACATCGAGCCCGACCACCTCGACCACTACGGGAGCGAGGAGGCCTTCCGCCGCTCCTTCGAGGAGTTCACCGCTCTGATCGAGCCTGGCGGATTGCTGGTGGCCTGCGCCGACGACGCCGGTGCCGCCGCGCTGGCTCGTCATGCGGCCGCCGCTGGCACCCGAGTCATCACCTACGGCGGCACCGTCGGGCTCGCCGAGGCCCCGGGCATCGAGGCGCACGTCATGCTCGGCGGTGACGGGACGCTCACCTTGCGCCGCCCGGCAGTCTCCGACGCCGTGGCCACACTCCACCTGCAGGTCCCCGGCCGGCACATGCTGCTCAACGCGACCGCGGCATGGACGGCCGGTGTGGAACTCGGAGTGGAACCACAGGCGATGGCTGCGGCGCTCGGTGTGTTCACCGGTACTGGCCGGCGTTTCGAGTCGCGCGGCACCGTGGCCGGGATCCGCGTGGTCGATGACTATGCCCACCACCCCACTGAGATCGAAGCCACCTTGATCACCGCGCGTGAGCAGGCCGGGCGAGGCCGCGTAGTGGCCTTGTTCCAGCCCCATCTCTACTCGCGGACCCAGGCCTTCGCCGAGCGCTTCGCCCAGGCGCTCTCGGCTGCGGATGTCGTCGTCGTCACCGATGTCTACGCCGCCCGCGAGGACCCGATCCCGGGCGTCGACGGCGCGCTGATCACCTCGGAGATCGAGGGCGCACGCTATGTGGCTGATCGTCACGCCGCGGCGAGGACCGTGGCCGATGAGGCTGAGCCGGGAGACCTGTTGCTCACCATCGGAGCGGGTGACGTCACCGAACTCGTGCCCGAGATCCTCGACCGGTTGCGAGGCCGCGAGGAGGCACAGGCGGGCTCAGCATGA
- the murD gene encoding UDP-N-acetylmuramoyl-L-alanine--D-glutamate ligase: protein MSEHGRLLDGARVAVAGLGASGRAALEVLATVSGARELIGYDASEAAIESARSSGEVPPGVRWHAEADGAQLAARIVAEAPDVLVVSPGFPATGPLHQRAAAAGLEVWSEIELAWRVQARRADGSRAPWLTLTGTNGKTTTVQMLSSILTAAGERAPAVGNVGDPVVRVSASGAIDVLAVELSSFQLHATHTVAAQASACLNLADDHLDWHGGFGEYRAAKARVYERTTSACIYNADAPVTREMVEQADVAEGCRAVGTTLAVPQVGQLGLAGEVLCDRAFGAPLRERQRGAVELAEVADLAHLAPGAARTAPDHVLANALSAAALARAHGVPAEAVSAGLRAMQPGAHRIATVATVAGVTYVDDTKATNAHAAAASLGALPDGSVVWVAGGLAKGAQFDDLVGAYRHKLRAVVLIGLDRAPLRDALARHAADVPVVEIEASQDEVMAQAVTRAARFAQQGDTVLLAPASASMDQFRNYAARGEAFAAAVRARQEAQ, encoded by the coding sequence ATGAGTGAGCACGGTCGCCTGCTCGACGGCGCACGGGTCGCCGTCGCCGGGCTCGGGGCCTCGGGCCGCGCGGCGCTGGAGGTGCTCGCCACCGTCTCGGGTGCCCGCGAACTCATCGGCTACGACGCTTCCGAGGCTGCGATCGAGTCGGCCCGCTCCAGCGGTGAGGTCCCACCGGGCGTGCGGTGGCATGCCGAGGCCGATGGCGCCCAGCTCGCCGCACGGATCGTGGCGGAGGCACCGGACGTGCTGGTGGTCTCACCCGGCTTCCCGGCCACCGGTCCGCTCCATCAGCGCGCCGCGGCAGCCGGACTGGAGGTCTGGAGCGAGATCGAACTCGCCTGGCGCGTCCAGGCACGGCGCGCGGATGGATCTCGCGCCCCGTGGCTGACCCTGACCGGCACCAACGGCAAGACCACCACGGTGCAGATGCTCTCCTCGATCCTCACTGCGGCAGGTGAGCGCGCGCCCGCGGTGGGCAACGTGGGCGATCCGGTGGTCCGGGTGTCGGCCTCAGGCGCCATCGACGTGCTTGCGGTGGAGCTCTCCAGCTTCCAGCTCCACGCCACCCATACTGTGGCCGCACAGGCCAGCGCCTGCCTGAACCTCGCCGACGACCATCTGGACTGGCACGGCGGCTTCGGCGAGTACCGCGCGGCAAAAGCACGCGTCTACGAACGCACCACGAGCGCCTGTATCTACAACGCGGACGCCCCCGTCACCCGCGAGATGGTGGAGCAGGCCGACGTGGCCGAGGGGTGCCGAGCGGTAGGCACCACCCTCGCGGTCCCGCAGGTCGGTCAGCTCGGGCTCGCCGGTGAGGTGCTGTGCGACCGTGCTTTCGGCGCCCCGTTGCGCGAGCGCCAGCGCGGTGCGGTCGAACTCGCGGAGGTCGCCGACCTGGCGCACCTGGCGCCCGGAGCGGCGCGCACAGCACCGGATCATGTCCTGGCCAACGCCCTCAGCGCCGCCGCCCTGGCCCGCGCGCACGGTGTGCCCGCCGAGGCGGTCAGCGCCGGCCTGCGCGCCATGCAGCCCGGCGCGCATCGCATCGCCACGGTGGCCACCGTGGCGGGCGTGACCTACGTGGACGACACCAAGGCCACCAACGCCCACGCCGCTGCTGCCTCGCTCGGCGCTCTCCCCGACGGATCCGTGGTGTGGGTCGCCGGAGGGCTCGCCAAGGGCGCACAGTTCGACGACCTGGTCGGCGCGTACCGGCACAAGCTGCGTGCCGTGGTGCTCATCGGCCTCGACCGCGCTCCGCTGCGTGATGCACTCGCCCGACACGCGGCTGACGTACCGGTCGTCGAGATCGAGGCCAGCCAGGATGAGGTCATGGCGCAGGCAGTCACTCGGGCAGCGCGGTTCGCTCAGCAGGGCGACACCGTGCTCTTGGCCCCTGCCAGCGCCTCCATGGATCAGTTCCGGAACTACGCCGCCCGCGGCGAGGCCTTCGCGGCGGCGGTCCGGGCCCGGCAGGAGGCCCAGTGA
- a CDS encoding FtsW/RodA/SpoVE family cell cycle protein — protein sequence MTSLGTRRPSTPRRPGAPATARARSTSSKTPATTKQSRSKQPASKQSASTRAGGNAEQAQHDAQGALSYYLIAGSSVLLVIIGVTMVFSASIIDSMHGNEGNPYLGGQRQIIFAIAGIVLGAIASRLPVALYRKLAWPAVIAGLALQAAVYTPYGVYGGGNRNSLWIPGVNQIIQPAEFLKLGLALFLGLVLARKAHQLHDWRHVLVPGALMAGVAALFVVLGGDLGTMLVVVTLTVGAYFVAGLPMRWFAAAGVLGSGALAFLLIAAPYRMDRIRFFLGMEDDPEVIARLGYQVTHGLRALGTGGVSGVGLGASREKWAYLPEAETDYILAIIGEELGLLGTLVVILLFAALAVGLFRVIRRHRDPFVQIATGGIAAWILGQALINIGVVVNLLPVIGVPLPLVSAGGSSLLATLLALGIVLAFARDEPGARRAATSRPSVVARSLAVMGQGRRG from the coding sequence GTGACCAGCCTCGGGACCCGGCGTCCCAGCACGCCGCGCCGGCCGGGTGCACCCGCCACGGCACGCGCGCGCAGTACCAGCTCGAAGACGCCAGCGACCACGAAGCAGTCCCGGTCGAAACAGCCCGCCTCGAAGCAGTCCGCGTCGACCCGGGCCGGCGGGAATGCCGAGCAGGCCCAGCACGACGCGCAGGGTGCCCTGAGCTATTACCTCATCGCCGGCTCCTCGGTCCTGCTCGTCATCATCGGCGTCACCATGGTCTTCTCCGCCTCGATCATCGACTCGATGCACGGCAATGAGGGCAATCCCTACCTCGGTGGCCAGCGCCAGATCATCTTTGCCATCGCCGGGATTGTGCTCGGGGCCATCGCCTCCCGCTTGCCCGTGGCCCTGTACCGCAAGCTCGCCTGGCCCGCGGTGATCGCCGGTCTGGCCCTGCAGGCTGCGGTCTACACGCCCTATGGCGTCTACGGCGGCGGTAACCGCAACTCGCTGTGGATCCCGGGTGTCAACCAGATCATCCAGCCCGCGGAGTTCCTCAAGCTCGGTCTTGCCCTCTTCCTCGGGCTGGTCCTGGCCCGTAAGGCGCATCAGCTCCACGACTGGAGGCACGTGCTCGTGCCGGGCGCCCTCATGGCCGGGGTGGCCGCGCTCTTCGTGGTGTTGGGAGGTGACCTCGGCACGATGCTCGTGGTGGTCACGCTGACCGTCGGTGCCTACTTCGTGGCCGGCCTGCCGATGCGCTGGTTCGCCGCGGCGGGCGTGCTGGGATCGGGCGCCCTCGCGTTCTTGCTGATCGCCGCGCCCTACCGGATGGACCGCATCCGGTTCTTCCTGGGCATGGAGGATGACCCCGAGGTCATCGCTCGCCTGGGGTACCAGGTCACCCACGGACTGCGCGCCCTCGGGACGGGCGGTGTCAGTGGAGTCGGCCTGGGAGCCTCCCGTGAGAAGTGGGCCTACCTGCCCGAGGCGGAGACCGACTACATTCTCGCGATCATCGGTGAGGAACTCGGCCTGCTCGGCACTCTCGTGGTGATCCTGCTCTTCGCGGCTCTGGCGGTGGGTCTCTTCCGGGTGATCCGCCGCCACCGGGACCCCTTCGTCCAGATCGCCACCGGGGGTATTGCCGCGTGGATCCTGGGCCAGGCGCTCATCAACATCGGCGTGGTGGTGAATCTGCTGCCCGTCATCGGGGTGCCGCTGCCCCTAGTCTCGGCTGGCGGCTCCTCGCTGCTTGCGACGCTGCTTGCCCTGGGCATCGTGCTGGCCTTCGCACGGGACGAACCTGGAGCCCGCCGCGCCGCCACCTCGCGGCCCTCAGTGGTGGCCCGCTCCCTCGCGGTGATGGGCCAGGGGCGCCGTGGCTGA